The following proteins are co-located in the Agromyces laixinhei genome:
- a CDS encoding GntR family transcriptional regulator, with protein MAQSEQRLPVELFLDLDRSGPVPLYYQIASRLEGAILDQTLPAGARLENEVALASRLGLSRPTIRRAIQDLVDKGLLVRRRGIGTQVVHGKVTRNVELTSLYEDLERSGQKPETRVLSVDVVRADAAAVEALGVAAGSPVLHVQRLRSADGVPLAILDNVLPEQFIDLDREALGKHGLYQLLRARGVTMRVAKQRIGARAATSREAELLDLARAAPVLTMARTAFDNSGIGVEFGRHCYRPDRYSFEVTLVDR; from the coding sequence ATGGCGCAGTCGGAGCAACGGCTCCCCGTCGAGCTCTTCCTCGATCTCGATCGATCGGGCCCCGTGCCCCTCTACTACCAGATCGCGAGTCGACTCGAAGGGGCGATCCTCGACCAGACGCTGCCTGCGGGCGCGCGGCTCGAGAACGAGGTCGCGCTCGCGTCGAGGCTCGGCCTGTCGCGCCCCACGATCCGCCGCGCCATCCAGGACCTCGTCGACAAGGGCCTGCTCGTGCGCCGCCGCGGCATCGGCACGCAGGTCGTGCACGGCAAGGTGACGCGCAACGTCGAACTCACGAGCCTGTACGAAGACCTCGAGCGCTCGGGGCAGAAGCCCGAGACCCGCGTGCTCTCGGTCGACGTGGTTCGGGCCGATGCCGCGGCGGTGGAGGCGCTCGGGGTCGCCGCCGGCAGTCCGGTGCTCCACGTGCAGCGACTGCGCAGCGCCGACGGCGTGCCGCTCGCGATTCTCGACAACGTGCTGCCCGAGCAGTTCATCGACCTCGACCGAGAAGCGCTCGGCAAGCACGGGCTCTACCAGCTGCTCCGCGCCCGAGGCGTGACCATGCGGGTCGCGAAGCAGCGCATCGGGGCCCGTGCGGCGACATCGCGCGAGGCCGAGCTGCTCGATCTCGCGCGCGCGGCGCCGGTGCTCACGATGGCCCGCACCGCGTTCGACAACTCGGGCATCGGCGTCGAGTTCGGGCGGCACTGCTACCGGCCCGATCGCTACTCGTTCGAGGTCACGCTCGTCGATCGGTGA
- the iolC gene encoding 5-dehydro-2-deoxygluconokinase translates to MTITTSSPFDVITIGRVGIDLYPTRDGVHLEDVETFTKSVGGSATNVAIAAARHGRRAAVITRTGDDAFGRYIRRELGGFGVDARFVGTEPELQTPLTFCEIFPPDDFPITFYREPKAPDLEITVESLPLGDIRSAGIYWSTATGLSEEPSRGAHHAAWAARGRRPGTVLDLDYRPTFWRSVDEARREVSAALDSVTVAVGNLEECEVAVGERDPYRAADALLDRGIELAVVKRGPVGVLAKTRDETVELPAVPVQVVNGLGAGDGFGGAFCHGLASGWPLERIIAFANVAGAIVASRRECSTAMPTSAEVALLARERGLGDFGGLGDGGGAGDVGGDPSDHERVTAGAPEPTREGDGNAF, encoded by the coding sequence ATGACCATCACGACCTCATCGCCATTCGACGTCATCACCATCGGACGCGTCGGCATCGACCTCTACCCGACGCGCGACGGCGTGCATCTCGAAGACGTCGAGACGTTCACCAAGTCCGTCGGCGGCAGCGCCACCAATGTGGCGATCGCCGCCGCCCGCCACGGTCGCCGCGCCGCGGTCATCACGCGAACGGGCGATGACGCCTTCGGCCGGTACATCAGGCGGGAGCTCGGCGGGTTCGGGGTCGATGCGCGATTCGTGGGCACTGAGCCCGAGCTTCAGACGCCGCTCACCTTCTGCGAGATCTTTCCGCCCGACGACTTCCCGATCACGTTCTACCGAGAGCCCAAGGCCCCCGATCTCGAGATCACGGTCGAGAGCCTGCCGCTCGGCGACATCCGATCCGCCGGGATCTACTGGTCGACGGCCACCGGCCTCAGCGAGGAGCCGAGCCGCGGTGCACACCACGCCGCTTGGGCCGCGCGCGGACGGCGCCCCGGCACGGTGCTCGACCTCGACTACCGGCCCACGTTCTGGCGCTCGGTCGATGAGGCGCGGCGCGAAGTCTCCGCTGCCCTCGACTCGGTCACCGTCGCCGTCGGCAACCTCGAGGAGTGCGAAGTGGCCGTCGGCGAACGCGATCCGTATCGGGCGGCGGATGCACTGCTCGACCGCGGCATCGAGCTCGCCGTCGTCAAGCGCGGCCCGGTCGGCGTGCTCGCGAAGACGCGCGATGAGACCGTCGAGCTGCCCGCCGTTCCCGTGCAGGTCGTCAACGGCCTCGGCGCCGGCGACGGCTTCGGCGGCGCATTCTGCCACGGCCTCGCCTCCGGCTGGCCGCTCGAGCGCATCATCGCCTTCGCGAACGTCGCTGGCGCGATCGTCGCCTCACGCAGGGAATGCTCGACGGCGATGCCGACGAGTGCCGAGGTGGCCCTGCTCGCCCGCGAACGCGGCCTCGGCGACTTCGGCGGTCTCGGCGACGGCGGCGGCGCCGGTGACGTCGGCGGCGACCCGAGCGATCACGAACGGGTGACCGCTGGTGCCCCCGAGCCGACGCGCGAAGGAGACGGCAATGCATTCTGA
- the iolD gene encoding 3D-(3,5/4)-trihydroxycyclohexane-1,2-dione acylhydrolase (decyclizing), producing the protein MTVGQALVEFLAHQWTVDGDHRERTIPGMFGIFGHGNVAGLGQALMESNASAPDLMPYYQARNEQAMVHQSVGFARMRRRRATFASTASVGPGAANMLTGAALATSNRLPALLLPSDTFATRVADPVLQQLELPHDPGVQVTDAFRPLSRFFDRVERPEQLFSIALGAMRVLTDPAETGAVTIALPEDVQAEALDVPLAFLADREWHVRRPVPEPAPLARAVAAIREARSPIIVAGGGVIYSGAEDVLRRLVEATGIPVGTTQAGGGSIPWDHPAALGGIGATGTTAANRLAAEADVVIGIGTRYSDFTTASRSAFQHPDVAFVNINVAPFDAYKHGTALPVIADARTALEALEVELAGYRVPAAMSELVAAERRVWNDVVDASFVPSGRDRPAQAEIIGAVQAASEPRDVVVQAAGSLPGDLQRLWRVRDPLGYHVEYAFSCMGYEIAGGLGVRRAAPDRDVIVMVGDGSYLMLHTELVTAVAEGRKLIVVLVQNHGYASIGNLSESVGGQRFGTRYRRYDETARNFQGPEPLPVDLAANARSYGIDVIEIAPGPEAIADLGRAMATAKASPTSTLIHVESDPLLAGPDGGGWWDVPVAETSATPSVQQARAEYEEARQAQRPLLG; encoded by the coding sequence ATGACCGTCGGGCAGGCACTCGTCGAGTTCCTCGCCCACCAGTGGACCGTCGACGGCGACCATCGCGAACGCACCATCCCGGGCATGTTCGGCATCTTCGGCCACGGCAACGTGGCCGGACTCGGGCAGGCGCTCATGGAGTCCAACGCCTCGGCGCCCGACCTCATGCCCTACTACCAGGCTCGCAACGAACAGGCGATGGTGCACCAGTCGGTGGGATTCGCCCGCATGCGGCGGCGCCGCGCGACCTTCGCGAGCACCGCCTCGGTCGGCCCCGGCGCAGCCAACATGCTGACCGGCGCGGCCCTCGCGACGAGCAACCGGCTGCCCGCCCTGCTGCTGCCGAGCGACACGTTCGCGACCCGGGTCGCCGACCCCGTACTGCAGCAGCTCGAGCTGCCGCACGATCCGGGTGTGCAGGTCACCGACGCGTTCCGCCCGCTGTCGCGCTTCTTCGACCGCGTCGAGCGGCCCGAGCAGCTCTTCTCGATCGCACTCGGGGCCATGCGCGTGCTCACCGACCCCGCCGAGACCGGTGCCGTCACGATCGCCCTGCCCGAAGACGTGCAGGCCGAGGCACTCGACGTGCCGCTCGCGTTCCTCGCCGACCGGGAGTGGCACGTGCGTCGACCGGTGCCCGAGCCCGCGCCGCTCGCCCGTGCGGTCGCCGCCATTCGCGAGGCACGCTCGCCGATCATCGTCGCGGGCGGCGGCGTGATCTACTCCGGCGCCGAAGACGTGCTGCGGCGACTCGTGGAGGCCACGGGCATCCCCGTCGGCACCACCCAGGCCGGCGGCGGAAGCATCCCCTGGGATCACCCCGCCGCACTCGGCGGCATCGGCGCCACCGGCACGACGGCTGCGAATCGGCTCGCTGCCGAGGCGGATGTCGTCATCGGCATCGGCACCCGGTACAGCGATTTCACCACGGCGAGCCGAAGTGCCTTCCAGCACCCGGATGTCGCGTTCGTGAACATCAACGTCGCCCCGTTCGACGCATACAAGCACGGCACCGCGCTGCCCGTCATCGCCGACGCCCGCACCGCGCTCGAAGCGCTCGAGGTCGAGCTCGCCGGATACCGCGTGCCGGCGGCGATGTCGGAACTCGTCGCCGCTGAGCGGCGCGTGTGGAACGACGTCGTCGACGCCTCGTTCGTGCCCTCGGGTCGCGACCGGCCCGCGCAGGCCGAGATCATCGGCGCCGTGCAGGCGGCGAGCGAGCCGCGAGATGTCGTCGTGCAGGCCGCCGGGTCGCTGCCGGGCGACCTGCAGCGGCTCTGGCGGGTGCGCGACCCGCTCGGCTACCACGTCGAGTACGCATTCTCGTGCATGGGCTACGAGATCGCGGGCGGCCTCGGCGTACGCCGTGCCGCACCCGATCGGGATGTCATCGTCATGGTCGGCGACGGCTCGTACCTCATGCTGCACACGGAACTCGTGACCGCGGTCGCCGAAGGCCGCAAGCTCATCGTTGTGCTCGTGCAGAACCATGGCTACGCCTCGATCGGCAACCTCTCGGAATCGGTCGGCGGCCAGCGCTTCGGCACGCGGTATCGCCGGTACGACGAGACGGCCCGCAACTTCCAGGGCCCCGAGCCGTTGCCCGTCGACCTTGCCGCGAACGCGCGCAGCTACGGGATCGACGTCATCGAGATCGCACCGGGCCCCGAGGCCATCGCCGACCTCGGCCGCGCCATGGCGACAGCGAAGGCATCGCCGACCTCGACGCTCATCCACGTCGAGAGCGACCCGTTGCTCGCCGGGCCCGACGGCGGTGGATGGTGGGATGTCCCCGTCGCCGAGACCTCCGCGACGCCGAGCGTGCAGCAGGCCCGCGCGGAGTACGAGGAGGCCAGGCAGGCGCAGCGCCCGCTGCTCGGCTGA
- a CDS encoding Cgl0159 family (beta/alpha)8-fold protein — translation MHSETTRRYLDDERFARLRDRRASDPASIAELHATRTRRPVLGDNGRLFIIAADHPARGALGIGDDPMAMADRYDLLDRLALALSRPGVDGVLATPDIIDDLALLGALDGKVVAGSMNRGGLRGSSFEMDDRFTGYDIDGIVRDRLDFAKVLLRINLHDAGSIATIEACSAAVTAAAAAGVPIMLEPFMSEHGPAGVVNNLSADAVATSVAIASGLGTSSAYTWLKLPVVDEMERVMAATTLPTLLLGGERSGDPEATYASWQRALALPGVRGLVVGRTLVYPPDGDVARAVDTAAALVHAGPT, via the coding sequence ATGCATTCTGAGACCACCCGGCGATACCTCGACGACGAGCGGTTCGCCCGGCTTCGCGACCGGCGGGCCAGCGACCCGGCTTCCATCGCCGAACTGCACGCCACGCGCACGCGACGGCCGGTGCTCGGCGACAACGGCCGCCTCTTCATCATCGCTGCCGACCACCCGGCCCGGGGCGCACTCGGCATCGGCGACGATCCGATGGCGATGGCCGATCGATACGATCTGCTCGACCGCCTCGCCCTGGCGCTCAGCCGCCCCGGCGTCGACGGCGTGCTCGCGACTCCCGACATCATCGACGACCTCGCGCTGCTCGGCGCCCTCGACGGCAAGGTCGTGGCCGGCTCGATGAACCGAGGCGGGCTGCGCGGATCGAGCTTCGAGATGGACGACCGGTTCACCGGCTACGACATCGACGGAATCGTGCGCGACCGCCTCGACTTCGCCAAGGTCCTGTTGCGCATCAATCTGCACGACGCCGGTTCCATCGCGACGATCGAGGCCTGCTCCGCCGCCGTCACCGCCGCGGCCGCGGCGGGCGTGCCGATCATGCTCGAGCCGTTCATGAGCGAGCACGGCCCTGCCGGCGTCGTCAACAACCTCTCTGCCGACGCGGTCGCCACTTCCGTCGCGATCGCCTCGGGACTCGGCACGAGTTCGGCCTACACGTGGCTGAAACTTCCCGTCGTCGACGAGATGGAACGAGTGATGGCGGCCACGACCCTCCCGACGCTCCTGCTCGGCGGCGAGCGCAGCGGCGACCCCGAGGCCACGTACGCGAGCTGGCAGCGTGCCCTCGCGCTGCCCGGCGTGCGCGGGCTCGTGGTCGGACGCACGCTCGTCTACCCTCCCGACGGCGACGTTGCACGAGCCGTCGACACCGCGGCGGCACTCGTGCACGCCGGCCCGACCTGA
- the iolB gene encoding 5-deoxy-glucuronate isomerase: MTEQKSALRPRRHATWFHPRASLARDGWNIVVDASLDGWQHTGLRTVDFRTGEPGTAEPGTTELELGAAEIERLVVPLAGGCFVRAVTEDGALHEVELEGRASPFDGPTDCLYLPPGTRAALSGAGCVAVAEAPATTRHPLRHIARDEVTVELRGRGRASRQVHDLGTPAVLDAERLIVCEVITPAGNWSSYPPHKHDEELPGRESQLEEIYYFELEASPGAPRAPGGAAPYGLFSAAASSATEIELDERVRSGDVALVPGGFHGPAVAPPSHDLYYLNVMAGPGERVWRITDEPAHEWVRESWEREPPDDRLPYVRAAKGARP; the protein is encoded by the coding sequence GTGACGGAGCAGAAGTCCGCACTCCGGCCCAGACGGCACGCGACGTGGTTCCACCCTCGAGCGAGCCTCGCCCGCGACGGCTGGAACATCGTGGTCGACGCATCCCTCGACGGCTGGCAGCACACGGGGCTCCGAACGGTCGACTTCCGAACCGGCGAACCCGGCACCGCCGAACCCGGCACAACCGAACTCGAGCTCGGCGCAGCTGAGATCGAACGTCTCGTCGTGCCGCTCGCGGGCGGATGCTTCGTGCGCGCGGTCACCGAAGACGGCGCGCTGCACGAGGTCGAACTCGAGGGGCGCGCCTCGCCGTTCGACGGCCCGACCGACTGCCTCTACCTGCCGCCGGGCACCCGCGCCGCGCTCAGCGGCGCGGGATGCGTCGCGGTCGCCGAGGCCCCCGCGACCACGCGGCATCCGCTGCGCCACATCGCTCGCGACGAGGTGACCGTCGAGCTCCGCGGGCGGGGCCGCGCGAGCCGGCAGGTGCACGACCTCGGCACGCCCGCGGTGCTCGACGCCGAGCGGCTCATCGTGTGCGAGGTGATCACCCCCGCAGGCAACTGGTCGAGCTACCCGCCGCACAAGCACGATGAAGAACTGCCCGGCCGCGAGTCGCAGCTCGAAGAGATCTACTACTTCGAACTCGAGGCCTCACCAGGTGCACCCCGGGCCCCCGGCGGTGCGGCGCCGTACGGCCTCTTCAGCGCGGCCGCGTCGTCGGCGACCGAGATCGAGCTCGATGAGCGCGTGCGCAGCGGCGACGTCGCCCTCGTTCCCGGCGGGTTCCACGGCCCGGCCGTCGCCCCTCCGTCCCACGACCTCTACTACCTGAACGTCATGGCCGGGCCGGGCGAGCGCGTCTGGCGCATCACCGACGAGCCCGCGCACGAGTGGGTGCGGGAGTCCTGGGAACGCGAACCGCCTGACGACCGACTGCCGTACGTCCGCGCCGCGAAGGGAGCCCGCCCGTGA
- a CDS encoding alpha-mannosidase — protein MDAPDELVIVPHTHWDREWYEPHDVFRLRLVHMVDRLLGTLEEHPGYRFTLDGQAAAIDDYLEIRPEQRERVVAAIDRGQLAIGPFLILLDEFLCDGETIVRNLELGLRSSRRLGPEMRVGYLPDMFGHAAQMPQLLRGFGLRDAALWRGVPARIDRHAFAWVAPDGSTVRTEYLLDGYGNALDLFALPGRLGALAAEYGRSIASWYGSDPILGMLGTDHSAPPADLMPLVDAANASGGAVALAVDTIEGYVRRVAPAWAAGDDDALAALPVVDGELRSHARGNLLPGVFSIRTNLKQAMTDAERRLSTAERLDAAFGVDDHRAFFDEAWYRLVESTAHDSVTGCGVDATAVEVESRLATAGHVARGVILRTMEQLAASVTPDRHVVVNPTGFARRAHVEIRLHDPERLELGDGVQLLEALPEVLGDEQLTTAELPKLLNRIHGRELFGQLINAWRFTDDGLRFEVAEAPHGDFDLAEFTDELERRIASDASGERTWRVEIIADPRRRAVVGIDVGGIGVASLDPSTARATDDPVTVSARSLANRQLAVSVDERGAVRIEAADGTVLTDVLRLVDEGDRGDSYNYGPVDPASAVTEPTSVEVTVLESGPIRGRLLVRRSYVVPAGVDPIDRNRRSEASVDLVVDTVLELREGEPLLRVRMHFVNAAADHRLRVLVPAGAAALPGSSAAGQYAVTERGRAGEGGPVGEFPLPTYPVARFVHAGQASLIVTKHSEYEIVEDPQSGVDAIALTLVRAVGMMSVNVHPLRDEPAGAEFAVPGAQYLGTAVATEFAILPSAAGWAESGAARWAELVRVEPEAARGTRGGPVVVGGVAGAGGAAEASELPAEPFVEVAGDVVLESLRTTTDAAGSPAFEARFVNYRPEPQVLGAAASGVWDRTDLTGAVVEPAVDLGTYRIGGSRIETFRQRIGDTPPVLG, from the coding sequence ATGGATGCCCCCGACGAACTCGTGATCGTGCCGCACACGCACTGGGATCGCGAGTGGTACGAGCCGCACGACGTGTTCCGGCTGCGTCTCGTGCACATGGTCGACCGCCTGCTCGGCACGCTCGAGGAGCACCCCGGATACCGCTTCACCCTCGACGGCCAGGCGGCCGCGATCGACGACTACCTCGAGATCAGGCCCGAGCAGCGCGAGCGCGTCGTCGCCGCGATCGATCGCGGACAGCTCGCGATCGGGCCGTTCCTGATCCTGCTCGACGAGTTCCTCTGCGACGGCGAGACGATCGTGCGCAACCTCGAACTCGGCCTTCGTTCGAGTCGCAGGCTCGGGCCGGAGATGCGGGTCGGCTACCTCCCCGACATGTTCGGTCACGCCGCCCAGATGCCGCAGCTGCTGCGCGGCTTCGGCCTCCGAGACGCGGCGCTCTGGCGCGGCGTGCCCGCCCGCATCGACCGCCATGCCTTCGCCTGGGTCGCACCCGACGGCTCGACGGTGCGCACCGAGTACCTGCTCGACGGCTACGGCAACGCCCTCGACCTCTTCGCGCTGCCCGGCCGGCTCGGCGCCCTGGCGGCCGAGTACGGCCGGTCGATCGCGAGCTGGTACGGGTCCGACCCGATTCTCGGCATGCTCGGCACCGACCACAGCGCCCCGCCCGCCGACCTCATGCCGCTCGTCGACGCCGCGAATGCCTCTGGCGGCGCCGTTGCGCTCGCCGTCGACACCATCGAGGGGTACGTACGCCGGGTCGCACCCGCCTGGGCTGCGGGCGACGACGACGCGCTGGCCGCCCTTCCCGTCGTCGACGGCGAGCTGCGTTCGCATGCGCGCGGCAACCTGCTGCCGGGCGTCTTCTCGATTCGCACGAACCTCAAGCAGGCGATGACCGACGCCGAACGCCGGCTCTCCACCGCCGAACGCCTCGACGCCGCGTTCGGCGTCGACGATCACCGTGCGTTCTTCGACGAGGCCTGGTACCGGCTCGTCGAGAGCACGGCGCACGATTCCGTCACCGGATGCGGCGTCGACGCGACCGCCGTCGAGGTCGAGAGCCGGCTCGCCACTGCGGGCCATGTCGCGCGCGGCGTGATCCTGCGCACGATGGAGCAGCTCGCGGCATCCGTCACGCCCGACCGTCACGTCGTGGTGAACCCGACGGGCTTCGCGCGACGGGCGCACGTCGAGATCCGCCTGCACGACCCGGAGCGGCTGGAACTCGGCGACGGGGTGCAGTTGCTCGAGGCACTGCCCGAGGTGCTCGGTGACGAGCAGCTCACGACGGCCGAACTGCCCAAGCTGCTGAACCGCATCCACGGCCGCGAGCTCTTCGGCCAGCTGATCAACGCGTGGCGATTCACCGATGACGGGCTGCGCTTCGAGGTGGCCGAGGCGCCCCACGGCGACTTCGATCTGGCGGAGTTCACCGACGAGCTCGAGCGCCGCATCGCCTCGGATGCCTCGGGCGAACGCACCTGGCGCGTCGAGATCATCGCCGACCCGCGCCGGCGAGCCGTGGTCGGCATCGACGTCGGCGGCATCGGGGTCGCGAGCCTCGACCCGTCGACGGCACGGGCGACGGATGACCCGGTGACCGTGTCGGCCCGCTCGCTCGCCAACCGGCAGCTCGCCGTGAGCGTCGACGAGCGCGGTGCCGTGCGCATCGAGGCCGCCGACGGCACGGTGCTCACCGACGTGCTGCGGCTCGTCGACGAGGGCGATCGGGGCGATTCCTACAACTACGGGCCCGTCGACCCGGCCTCGGCGGTCACCGAGCCGACCTCGGTCGAGGTGACGGTGCTCGAGTCCGGCCCGATCCGGGGCCGACTCCTGGTGCGCCGGAGCTACGTCGTGCCCGCGGGCGTCGACCCGATCGATCGCAACCGGCGCTCCGAGGCATCCGTCGACCTCGTCGTCGACACCGTGCTCGAGCTGCGTGAGGGCGAGCCGCTGCTTCGGGTGCGCATGCACTTCGTGAACGCCGCCGCCGACCACCGGCTGCGGGTGCTGGTGCCCGCGGGCGCCGCCGCGCTGCCGGGCTCGTCGGCCGCGGGGCAGTATGCCGTCACTGAGCGCGGTCGGGCCGGCGAGGGCGGACCGGTCGGCGAGTTTCCGCTGCCCACGTACCCCGTCGCCCGATTCGTGCACGCCGGGCAGGCGAGCCTCATCGTCACGAAGCACTCCGAATACGAGATCGTCGAAGACCCGCAATCGGGTGTCGACGCCATCGCGCTCACGCTCGTGCGCGCCGTCGGCATGATGAGCGTCAACGTGCACCCGCTGCGTGACGAGCCGGCCGGCGCCGAGTTCGCCGTGCCCGGCGCGCAGTACCTCGGCACCGCCGTCGCGACCGAGTTCGCGATCCTGCCGTCGGCCGCCGGATGGGCCGAGTCGGGCGCTGCACGCTGGGCCGAGCTCGTGCGAGTCGAACCCGAGGCGGCACGCGGCACGCGCGGCGGCCCGGTCGTCGTCGGCGGGGTCGCCGGCGCAGGCGGAGCGGCCGAGGCATCCGAGCTGCCCGCCGAGCCGTTCGTCGAAGTGGCGGGTGATGTCGTGCTCGAGTCGCTCCGCACGACGACGGATGCAGCGGGCAGCCCGGCTTTCGAGGCCCGGTTCGTGAACTACCGGCCCGAGCCGCAAGTGCTCGGCGCCGCGGCATCCGGCGTGTGGGACCGAACCGACCTGACCGGTGCGGTCGTCGAACCCGCGGTCGATCTCGGAACGTACCGCATCGGCGGAAGCCGCATCGAGACGTTCCGGCAGCGGATCGGCGACACGCCCCCCGTTCTCGGGTGA
- a CDS encoding FAD-binding oxidoreductase, with the protein MSLLSELSEQLPGRAHGPGATEYDAGRTVFAGVGEPDAVVRPHTTQEVAAAVGLAAAAGIPIAVRSGGHGLLPVDDGLIIDLAEFTSIEVGVGGLVSVGGGAHWGDVAAALAPHGLGISSGDTRDVGVGGLALGGGIGWLVRGQGLAIDALREVELVTASGEVLTVNDTTHPELFWALRGGGGNFGVATRFVFQASPVGDLVSAHVNFDRSDVPAVLRAWRDVMRAGPEELNSSLILMPPMGPEMPGGPQLAAALLGDEAQLRELLAPVLALASVAEVSIAPSTYGELLEDAPPGRPPFRFVGGNGFVPDLTDAALDAVAAAYARDVPTMVLLRALGGAFSRVAPDATAVAFRDAETLLIVNGVVPTDATDEHVAVVQAGSDAALAFTSGVYGNFATTYGDEVTAAMYPPATLERLRRVKAQLDPGNVFRLGHNITPTS; encoded by the coding sequence ATGTCTCTTCTCTCTGAACTGAGCGAGCAACTTCCAGGCCGGGCCCATGGTCCCGGCGCAACCGAGTACGACGCCGGCCGCACCGTCTTCGCCGGCGTCGGCGAACCCGACGCGGTCGTGCGGCCGCACACCACTCAGGAGGTCGCGGCCGCGGTCGGTCTCGCCGCCGCCGCCGGCATCCCGATCGCCGTGCGGAGCGGCGGACACGGCCTCCTCCCCGTCGACGACGGGCTCATCATCGATCTCGCCGAGTTCACCTCGATCGAGGTCGGCGTGGGCGGACTCGTCTCCGTCGGCGGCGGCGCCCACTGGGGCGATGTCGCAGCGGCCCTCGCACCGCATGGGCTGGGCATCAGCTCCGGCGACACCCGCGACGTCGGCGTGGGCGGTCTCGCCCTCGGCGGCGGCATCGGCTGGCTCGTACGCGGGCAGGGCCTCGCCATCGACGCGCTCCGCGAGGTCGAACTCGTCACCGCGAGCGGTGAGGTGCTGACCGTGAACGACACCACGCATCCCGAGCTGTTCTGGGCGCTGCGGGGCGGCGGCGGCAACTTCGGCGTGGCCACGCGGTTCGTCTTCCAGGCCTCGCCCGTTGGCGATCTCGTCAGCGCGCACGTGAACTTCGACCGGTCCGACGTGCCCGCGGTGCTGCGCGCCTGGCGCGACGTGATGCGAGCCGGCCCCGAGGAGTTGAACTCCTCGCTCATCCTGATGCCCCCGATGGGGCCCGAGATGCCCGGGGGCCCGCAACTCGCGGCGGCGCTGCTGGGTGACGAGGCGCAGCTCCGAGAATTGCTCGCGCCGGTGCTCGCACTGGCGTCGGTCGCCGAGGTCTCGATCGCGCCGAGCACCTACGGCGAGCTGCTCGAAGACGCGCCGCCCGGGCGACCACCGTTCCGGTTCGTCGGCGGCAACGGCTTCGTGCCCGACCTCACCGATGCCGCGCTCGATGCCGTCGCCGCGGCCTACGCCCGCGACGTGCCCACGATGGTGCTGCTCCGGGCTCTCGGCGGCGCGTTCTCGCGGGTCGCACCCGACGCGACGGCGGTCGCCTTCCGCGATGCCGAGACGCTCCTCATCGTCAACGGCGTGGTGCCCACCGACGCGACCGACGAGCACGTCGCGGTCGTGCAGGCCGGCAGCGATGCGGCTCTCGCATTCACGAGCGGCGTCTACGGCAACTTCGCGACCACGTACGGCGACGAGGTCACCGCGGCGATGTACCCGCCGGCCACGCTCGAGCGCCTGCGCCGGGTCAAGGCGCAGCTCGACCCCGGCAACGTGTTCCGCCTGGGCCACAACATCACGCCGACGAGCTGA